ATTTAGTCCAAGATAACATGCACAAATCAAAGTTACAGCCTTCATTAGAAGATGTTGTTCAGATGCAAGAAAAGCAAGCTGAAGCACAGTCACATCCTTCATTTCCAGTAGACAGTGAAAGCAACAGTACCATTGATAAAAGTTTTGGACTCAATGCTGAGCTACAAGCTGATCCACATTCAGATTCTTCACTTCCATCAGATACTGAAAGTAGTATTAGCTCAACTATTGATGAAAGTTTTGAGATTGATATAAGAAGAAATCAAGACATGATGAGTATATGTGACAATCTGGACTCTAACAATGATGATAGTGATGAGGACGACGgcgacgatgatgatgatgaggaggaGGATGAGGATGGCCTTATTGAAATCAAGCTTCCAAGCAGCCACTTCTCTAGTTTAAATGAAAACTCTAAACAGAATTTAGATTTCATTTTCAAGCAGCAGGGTCTCATGGATCTCTTAGCAGAaattaatgaaatgaatgagGATGAAAATTTAATTGAGATTGATATTTTCAAAGGATGCACCAAATATCAAGATTTCAGATTTAAGGAGTTGACATGTATAGGAGATCAATGTGTTCTTACTGAttgatccctatttttatttttgtcttaagCTGTTATTTTAGGTTAAATTTCAGTCATTAACAATTTTCTTTCTTGATTCTTAGTCAAATTTTGTTCTCATGTGTTTCTTTTGTTGGAAATTTTGGTCTCTTATATATTAACATGGCATTTTAATCTTagctgcttttttttttaatgttgtttctagttttaattttaattaagctTCTTGATATGATAAGTTTGCACACATTACACAACATGTGATGAAATTTTGGTTCCTCCTGCAATCCATAAAAGAACTTTTTCAAGTATTTGTCATCATCAactaattttgttgttttctccttttcattttcaaaatcttTTGGTCCCTCTCATATATGGGAAATTTTATTAATCTTCAATGCTATGTTTCAGAATGACCGAGTTGCTGTCCTTTGAGACTAACAATCAAGTGCCAGGGTTGACTCAAAAtcttaagaaaaattgtaaGATAAATAAATGGGGACTAACATAAACAAGTATACTCTAACTCTAGTAAGGAAGGACGGCAAAACAGGTTGGTCCCGTCGAGGTGGTTGGTTTAACCCGTTATTTTTTGTGGAGTGAGTTGGAATTTAGAACCCGTAACTATTAGTTGAGCCACCCCGTAAAACCCGTTAAAAATACGGAACGAGATCACccaatctaaaaaaaaataaaaaaaatccatttctCTACTACTCTTTATTTATAAGTCAGAATTAATTTTCTCTATTACTCCCTATTTGAGTCAatcaattttctaattttctcatACATATCACTTCTATAGTAGagatcccctaaaaaaaacttctatagtagagaaaaaaaactcatttaattaAATCTCTTTGGTGCTATCTTGTTGGCTTATTTTAGACTTTTATTATAATGAATAGTTATCTTTTAATGACAACTTTTATGTTTTAGTGGACTCATCATTAGTTACGTATTTTGATCACCTAAACGctctttaattaaatttttattttacatctttttctttatttttgtgaaattttttaaaaataatttttatttaaaaactgATGTGTAGCTCATCGGCTCTACATGAAACGAGGCAGGTGAGATTTTCAACCCCTACCTATGGTTGGCCTGCCCTTGCACGATTTTAGACGAGTTAGTGGCGAGGTGAGTTATGGCATGGCGGGTTGGTCTGTTTATGTCAATGCCATATGTTATCTCTAGCAACatatttcaagttttttttgtcaagaacgTACTATTTCAAGTTTAAGTGCTAACATATTTCAAATTgacttcctttaaaaaaaaaatatttcaaattgacttgtaaaaaaatatatatatttaaaattaacatataatttcaaCCACTAATTCCctcaaagaaaaaattcaacaactaaTGAACATAACCAACAAACCTAGGGTTTGATACAAGTAGATGAAACATAAATTTGCAAGGCTACGAAATAACGAGGAGCATGAGaaaatttgataatttgaaattgataaaataacaataaaaaataaaaaagaagttaaatcaTAATGAGGGTAAGATACACTTTTTATAGTGATCTTTACTAATCCTAATTAACTTCAACTATAATAGATAATCTATAACTAACTCTAAGATGCCACATTATAGGCTGCAAAGTATGATATCAATGAGACAGAAGCAAGCAAACATGCtcttcaaataaaaagaaaagagaaaacaagagaagagagacGTCAGAGATTAATCCGTCGGTGGAGATTAAAGCAAAGAACTCTAAGGTGGTGTCATTGAGGTTGTATAGGCGGATGAATGTTTTGGGATGAAGGTGAAGAGAGTTGTGAGAAAGAAACAAATTGATGATAACGTTGTGAACAATCCAAAATATGTGTTTATCTTTGCTGCGCACTCGGACGAGGAAATTATTAGCCGAGACGAATCTGGTAAGCTTGCCAACCACAAGTATATGACAATTGATGTTACGATTGTGAAGAGGAGATTGATTTTCATCAAAACCTTAACGGTCCGTTTGGTGCGCAAGATAGGATAGAGACGTGATATGATATTAAACTggataaagataaaatatgatatgaacATGATAACACTTATCCTATCACGTGTTTGATGCGCACATGATAAGTATCaggataataatattttatcatatttaattaaaaaattacccttataattaataacattttaaacatattttaatagATTTTCATATTATACATATTACAAAACATCGCATAATAGaggaaaattttgaaattcatGGATGgccataaaaaaacaaaatcgaaAAGGAAtctgaaatgaaaataaataaataaataatagaaatctaaaagaaaataaagaggaCGAAAGTTCAAAtccataaaaaattgaatttagaaagaaaaaaaaaaggaagacaAATCGATAACATTCTGGAAGATAGAAGGAATAGAAATTGATCGATAGaataatttaattgataaaGAAACGGAATGATTATCAAatgataaagaaattaaaaaaaaaaaaaagaaggaataggaACAGAATGATTATCgatatgataatg
Above is a genomic segment from Medicago truncatula cultivar Jemalong A17 chromosome 5, MtrunA17r5.0-ANR, whole genome shotgun sequence containing:
- the LOC11436680 gene encoding kinesin-related protein 4 — encoded protein: MEKVTKQQIYHKFGSVFITFLSIILVLLLVLFSVSKSFPYLFTLLFALLSSMFYFTLTKKKGSQCEHLVQDNMHKSKLQPSLEDVVQMQEKQAEAQSHPSFPVDSESNSTIDKSFGLNAELQADPHSDSSLPSDTESSISSTIDESFEIDIRRNQDMMSICDNLDSNNDDSDEDDGDDDDDEEEDEDGLIEIKLPSSHFSSLNENSKQNLDFIFKQQGLMDLLAEINEMNEDENLIEIDIFKGCTKYQDFRFKELTCIGDQCVLTD